One genomic window of Branchiostoma lanceolatum isolate klBraLanc5 chromosome 5, klBraLanc5.hap2, whole genome shotgun sequence includes the following:
- the LOC136435634 gene encoding ubiquitin-conjugating enzyme E2 T-like: MQRAARMKREVEMFARDPPPGISCWLKGDKLDELEAQILGAEGTPYHGGVFKLEIQVTERYPFQPPKVRFVTPIYHPNIDDGGRICLDILKMPPKGGWKPSLNVSTVLTSVQLLMAEPNPDDPLMTDISNEFKFNRPLYLENAKRWTEKHATDNTAGSSTSGPSTSSTSGKENNPQSSEKAESSGEDSDGEELRRAPVPPGVNRLKKRPALQTKSVVKKQCL; encoded by the exons ATGCAGCGAGCAGCGCGTATGAAGCGGGAGGTGGAGATGTTTGCACGTGATCCGCCACCGGGAATCTCCTGTTGGCTGAAGGGCGATAAACTGGACGAACTTGAGGCTC aGATACTTGGAGCAGAAGGTACTCCATATCATGGGGGTGTGTTCAAGTTGGAAATACAAGTTacagaaag GTATCCATTTCAGCCCCCTAAAGTAAGGTTTGTAACCCCCATCTACCACCCCAACATTGACGACGGAGGCAGGATCTGTCTGGACATTCTTAAGATGCCTCCTAAG GGTGGTTGGAAGCCGTCTCTAAACGTGTCTACCGTCCTAACGTCCGTCCAGCTGCTGATGGCGGAACCCAACCCTGATGACCCTCTCATGACTGACATT TCCAATGAGTTCAAGTTCAACAGACCGCTGTACCTTGAGAACGCCAAGCGCTGGACAGAGAAGCACGCTACGGACAACACTGCAGGGAGCAGTACTAGTGGG CCATCTACATCTAGTACATCTGGGAAGGAGAACAACCCCCAGAGCAGTGAGAAGGCGGAGTCTTCAGGTGAGGACAGTGATGGTGAGGAGTTGAGGAGAGCACCTGTCCCACCAGGTGTGAACAGACTTAAGAAGAGACCCGCCTTACAGACCAAGTCTGTTGTCAAGAAACAGTGCTTATAA
- the LOC136435633 gene encoding uncharacterized protein, translated as MSTDDSSDLPLQDKPCAQCGAAAEQRCGRCLSVYYCSRDHQKEHWKAHRLDCKPYRIERTEDRGRYLVANGDLPMGHLVISEEPILTGPSYTTSALCLGCFDSVDGSYRCKGCNWPLCNRKCETAGSHQLECSMLKTAGIDITDFTGPNTSYQFITPLRCLLLKSRDPARWKLISGMESHTEDQTREYRMEMGRNVVRVIRHTLGMTEFSEDEIMKICGILTVNAFELFTTGPNKDRDSTPRAWAVYPTTYLMNHDCLANTLTSIDSKNKMHVRTRMPVKKGEALTAEYSECLWGTEIRRHQLHRYKYFWCSCQRCRDPTELGSFISSHRCLNCGGNVVATKPLDFRSTGFRCESCRVIIREEVLKGTNHQVEEEVFELESKELETPIEEYEDLVERHESILHPNHYAMLRCKKFLAHAYGRQPGYSLAELSEDRLNKKMEMCRTLIDTLEIVSPRFNDDTAHFLYELHAALVEIARRRHDRDMISNQEMVVALTEAKHILHQALQHLYPWNDGDLRDLEAESKAKKSLEALDAWIDLVENSKPTKQVENSKPKKPVENAKPNKPVENSKPKKSAEEAKPKQEQQQQTTTKKPKGKRKRKGGKGK; from the exons ATGTCTACAGACGACAGCTCCGACCTGCCGCTGCAGGACAAGCCGTGCGCGCAGTGTGGCGCTGCAGCCGAGCAACGATGTGGCAG ATGTCTGTCAGTGTATTACTGCTCACGTGACCACCAGAAGGAACACTGGAAGGCCCACAGACTGGACTGTAAACCGTACAGGATAGAGAGGACGGAGGACAGAG GAAGGTACCTTGTGGCGAACGGAGACCTCCCGATGGGCCACCTGGTGATCTCGGAGGAGCCGATCCTGACGGGCCCGTCCTACACCACCTCGGCGCTGTGTCTGGGCTGCTTCGACTCGGTGGACGGGTCCTACCGGTGTAAGGGGTGCAACTGGCCGCTGTGCAACAGGAAGTGCGAAACGGCGGGCAGCCATCAACTTGAG TGCTCCATGTTGAAGACGGCTGGCATAGACATCACGGACTTCACGGGACCCAACACGTCCTACCAGTTCATCACCCCGCTGCGCTGTCTCCTGCTCAAGTCACGTGACCCGGCCAGGTGGAAACTCATCAGTGGGATGGAGTCTCACACCGAGGACCAAACACGAGAATACAG AATGGAGATGGGACGGAACGTTGTGCGTGTGATCCGGCATACGTTAGGCATGACCGAGTTCTCTGAAGACGAGATCATGAAAATCTGCGGTATCCTAACAG TAAACGCCTTCGAGTTGTTCACGACGGGCCCAAACAAGGACCGAGACTCCACCCCGCGAGCGTGGGCTGTCTACCCGACCACATACCTAATGAACCACGACTGTCTGGCCAACACCTTAACCTCCATCGACTCCAAGAACAAGATGCACGTCAGAACAAGA ATGCCAGTTAAGAAGGGGGAGGCTCTAACGGCGGAGTACTCCGAGTGTCTGTGGGGGACGGAGATCAGGAGACATCAGCTCCACCGGTACAAGTACTTCTGGTGCAGCTGCCAAAGGTGTCGGGACCCCACGGAACTGGGCTCTTTTATCAGCTCACATAG GTGTTTGAATTGTGGGGGAAACGTGGTGGCCACCAAGCCGCTAGACTTCCGCTCTACCGGGTTCCGGTGTGAGAGTTGTCGGGTCATAATCAGGGAAGAAGTCTTGAAGGGGACCAATCACCAAGTGGAGGAGGAAGTCTTCGAACTGGAGTCCAAAGAGCTGGAAACTCCCATCGAAGAATACGAAG aCCTTGTGGAGAGACATGAGTCCATCCTCCACCCGAACCACTACGCCATGCTGAGATGTAAGAAGTTCCTGGCGCATGCGTACGGCAGACAGCCGGGCTACAGTCTGGCCGAGCTGTCAGAAGATCGACTGAACAAGAAGATGGAGATGTGCAGAACACTCATCG ACACGCTGGAGATCGTGTCTCCGAGGTTCAACGACGACACCGCCCACTTCCTGTACGAGCTGCATGCAGCTCTGGTGGAGATCGCCAGGAGGCGCCACGACCGGGACATGATCTCCAACCAGGAGATGGTGGTGGCACTGACAGAGGCCAAACACATACTCCAC CAAGCCCTACAGCACCTGTACCCATGGAACGATGGTGACCTGCGCGACCTTGAAGCCGAATCTAAAGCCAAGAAGAGCCTGGAGGCCCTCGATGCCTGGATAGACCTGGTCGAGAACTCCAAACCAACCAAACAGGTCGAGAACTCCAAACCAAAGAAGCCCGTAGAAAACGCCAAACCAAACAAGCCCGTCGAGAACTCCAAGCCCAAGAAGTCTGCAGAGGAGGCTAAGCCCAAacaggaacaacaacaacaaacgacTACCAAGAAACCAAAGGGCAAGAGGAAGAGAAAAGGAGGGAAGGGCAAATGA